A part of Acipenser ruthenus chromosome 48, fAciRut3.2 maternal haplotype, whole genome shotgun sequence genomic DNA contains:
- the LOC117965838 gene encoding endonuclease domain-containing 1 protein-like, with the protein MMGFVCGVFLLLTLPALARTEVVNDFKVCKDFFLESKAPTVQLDQNRYKRICQKYKNKYEFATLYDTTNRIPVYSAYTYSDCDEGERKKRNWAIEPQLDLGSGSGEMALENTVKGAGGKQALDKDYKTIEDSNTPDGYNRGHLFPVCHAESQSAKDATFTLTNIVPQNVEFNGGAWASTERFVRDNIKEKCTPDNNNKAYIVTGAVPSKNSKVNNRVNIPEYMWTAFCCKKDNRWVSMAHYGRNAKGEVTVPVSLEKLEEQLKTDYDVKSFLVFGGNCYEVKATYFDYAMRFFRYLNSIIRG; encoded by the exons atgATGGGGTTTGTGTGTGGGGTGTTTCTCCTGCTCACTCTGCCTGCGCTGGCTCGGACTGAAGTAGTGAACGATTTCAAAGTGTGTAAAGATTTCTTTTTGGAGAGTAAGGCTCCAACAGTGCAACTCGATCAGAATCGTTACAAACGGAtctgtcagaaatataaaaataaatatgaatttgcAACTCTTTACGACACAACAAACAGGATTCCAGTGTATTCAGCGTACACATACAGCGACTGTGACGagggtgaaagaaaaaaaaggaactggGCCATCGAACCCCAa CTTGATTTAGGCAGTGGCAGTGGTGAAATGGCACTTGAAAACACAGTTAAAGGTGCAGGTGGTAAGCAAGCTCTGGACAAAGACTACAAGACTATAGAAGATTCCAACACACCTGACGGATACAACAGAGGCCACCTGTTTCCTGTGTGCCATGCAGAGTCACAGTCCGCTAAGGACGCAACCTTCACTCTGACCAACATTGTTCCACAGAATGTAGAGTTTAATGGCGGTGCCTGGGCTAGTACTGAAAGGTTTGTTCGTGATAATATAAAAGAAAAGTGCAcacctgataataataataaggcctACATTGTTACTGGAGCTGTACCCAGCAAAAACAGTAAAGTGAACAATAGGGTGAACATACCCGAGTATATGTGGACGGCTTTTTGCTGCAAAAAAGACAACAGGTGGGTGTCAATGGCTCACTATGGGAGGAATGCTAAGGGAGAAGTTACTGTTCCAGTGAGTCTGGAGAAGCTTGAAGAACAGCTGAAAACAGATTATGATGTGAAGAGTTTCCTTGTATTTGGAGGAAATTGCTATGAAGTTAAAGCAACATATTTTGATTATGCTATGAGATTTTTTCGATATTTAAACAGTATTATACGTGGTTGA